A portion of the Hydractinia symbiolongicarpus strain clone_291-10 chromosome 10, HSymV2.1, whole genome shotgun sequence genome contains these proteins:
- the LOC130613034 gene encoding ubiquitin carboxyl-terminal hydrolase 51-like, which yields MSLLNRSRSPIDPSNFLRALQNRMHALNNNAFYHNHQQDVPEILQVVFDEIIGSSPLVDNLLSVTMTTTTSCNSCCFSTSREQKDSILILPTCKSIADSFNKFLQPQELLGDNKWFCPQCSSHQEATIETQISNCGDFLVVQLLRYTSVNGSSFKDNKLVNCLPKKHHVLKVASHPTDDVSFNNKYNLVATINHSGTLKAGHYWAFIKDQQNTWFKCNDRCISQVDTFHLNNSSSYILFFSRS from the coding sequence ATGTCACTACTGAATCGTTCTCGTTCACCAATTGATCCTTCCAATTTCTTACGAGCACTGCAAAACAGAATGCATGCTCTTAACAATAACGCGTTTTATCACAATCACCAACAAGATGTGCCCGAGATCCTTCAAGTTGTTTTTGACGAAATTATTGGATCTTCCCCTTTGGTTGACAATCTACTGTCTGTAACTATGACCACAACAACGTCATGCAACTCCTGTTGTTTCTCCACTTCCAGGGAGCAAAAggattcaattttaattttaccaaCGTGTAAGTCAATAGCAGactcttttaacaaatttttacaacctCAAGAACTTCTAGGTGACAACAAGTGGTTCTGCCCCCAGTGTTCATCGCATCAAGAGGCCACAATTGAAACTCAGATTTCTAATTGCGGCGACTTCCTTGTTGTACAATTGTTAAGATACACATCAGTAAATGGGTCTTCTTTTAAAGACAACAAGTTAGTCAATTGCTTGCCTAAAAAACATCATGTCTTAAAGGTAGCATCTCACCCAACTGACGATGTGTCTTTCAACAACAAGTATAACTTGGTTGCTACCATTAACCACTCAGGTACATTAAAAGCAGGTCATTACTGGGCCTTCATTAAGGACCAACAAAACACCTGGTTCAAATGCAACGATCGCTGTATTTCTCAAGTAGACACATTCCACTTGAATAATTCTTCGTCATACATACTTTTCTTTTCCAGAAGTTAG
- the LOC130613035 gene encoding uncharacterized protein LOC130613035, with amino-acid sequence MAVIGKFGKPDFFLTFTCNPKWREITENLFAGQRTHDRPDLVSRVFKLKLNELLKDVTEMGVLGKTIAHVYVIEFQNRGLPHCHLLIHLDPNDKLRNADDIDSVISAEIPNQQEHPELFEIVRSCMIHGPCGHLNPNSRCMEDGACTKSFPNKCLASTVAEVNGYPLYRRRDNGHDCANIEINEHVDHDEQGQAEEALDRAADQTTKLTAWFVLNAENHDARQYMYPDIPLYFVFNKNKVWKPRQRGHGKIVSRMYSVSLRAGELFYLRMLLLHTPGATSFEDLRTVNGNAAETFRDACLLRGLLQDDTEWNNTLQEAVNFQMPRQLRQLFAVILTHCEPSGPFTFWTRYKDAMYEDYIHQMNEEQAEYRLLQDINSVLRQFGKSLTDYNLPHLDELPPVENIDVAMQAERDSQLGGQLTDEQTALANAVIEAVVNVANNAAQNNRLFYLEGAGGSGKTFTYNYLISEIAENSTCSITPVSAYAAELRQKSLFLLDEASMIPKHAFHAIDRLLQDICNNELPFGGKVVLLGGDFSQLLPVVRIGKPTEIVDMCLKSSPLWHLVKEFRLHRNMRTRPGEQQFAAWLLQLGKGVLPVREHEPFQGAIEVPSQCVIQNECIVDTLFRDLSPEIMASSVVLTPTNDDSLIINDQVLALLPGEEKVYFSADDVVCDDEEERNQYPVEFLNSITPSGMPPHCLKLKTGAIVMLLRNININNGLCNGTRLIIRRLHDNCVDAEVLTGNAIGDRVLIPRVQLAPSDTGMPFVLRRRQLPLRLSYAMTINKAQGQTLEKVGILLRRPCFSHGQLYVAFSRARAFGDVRESVVPSSREKYTSIEGIWPVCNNTDVGCTSVTYVYMEVSGFWLLNYSLWVKCKVLWLTFTWCTSLSD; translated from the exons ATGGCAGTTATTGGTAAGTTTGGAAaacctgatttttttctgacttttaCGTGCAATCCAAAATGGCGTGAAATTacagaaaatttgtttgcaggCCAACGTACACACGATCGGCCTGATTTAGTTTCtcgagtttttaaattgaaactaaaTGAACTCCTTAAAGATGTTACTGAAATGGGAGTTCTAGGTAAGACTATAGCACATGTGTATGTTATAGAATTTCAAAACAGGGGTTTGCCTCATTGTCATTTGTTAATTCATTTAGATCCCAATGACAAACTTAGGAATGCAGATGACATAGACAGTGTTATTTCAGCAGAAATTCCTAATCAACAGGAACACCCTGAGCTGTTTGAAATTGTACGATCGTGTATGATTCATGGACCATGTGGACATCTGAATCCTAATTCCAGATGTATGGAAGATGGTGCTTGCACGAAAAGTTTTCCAAATAAATGTTTAGCATCTACGGTAGCTGAAGTCAACGGATATCCATTATATAGACGTCGTGATAATG GTCATGATTGTGCCAACATTGAGATCAACGAACATGTTGATCATGATGAG caAGGACAGGCTGAAGAGGCTCTGGACAGAGCTGCAGATCAGACCACAAAATTAACAGCTTGGTTTGTGTTAAATGCAGAGAATCATGATGCTCGCCAATATATGTATCCAGATATTcctctttattttgtttttaataagaacaaagTTTGGAAACCAAGACAACGCGGTCATGGTAAAATTGTGTCCAGAATGTATAGTGTGAGTCTTCGCGCAGGGGAGCTTTTTTATTTACGTATGTTGCTATTGCATACACCTGGTGCAACTTCTTTTGAAGATTTACGAACTGTCAATGGCAATGCTGCTGAAACATTTCGTGACGCCTGTTTACTGCGTGGTCTCCTGCAAGATGATACTGAATGGAACAATACTTTGCAGGAAGCTGTTAACTTTCAGATGCCTCGACAATTAAGGCAACTGTTTGCTGTGATACTTACTCACTGCGAACCTTCTGGTCCTTTTACTTTCTGGACAAGGTACAAGGATGCAATGTATGAAGATTATATTCACCAAATGAATGAGGAACAGGCTGAGTACAGGCTGCTTCAAGATATTAATTCTGTACTTAGGCAATTTGGTAAATCTCTTACTGATTATAATCTTCCTCATTTAGATGAATTACCCCCAGTTGAAAACATTGATGTAGCTATGCAGGCTGAAAGAGATTCTCAACTAGGGGGTCAACTTACTGACGAACAGACTGCACTGGCTAATGCAGTCATAGAAGCTGTTGTAAATGTTGCTAACAATGCAGCCCAAAACAACCGTCTGTTTTATTTAGAAGGTGCTGGTGGTAGTGGTAAAACCTTTACTTATAATTACCTTATTTCTGAAATTGCAG AGAACAGTACATGCAGCATAACCCCGGTTTCTGCTTATGCTGCAGAATTGCGACAAAAGAGTCTCTTTTTACTTGATGAAGCTTCCATGATTCCTAAGCATGCTTTTCATGCAATAGATCGTCTTCTACAAGATATTTGTAATAATGAGCTTCCATTTGGAGGTAAAGTTGTTCTTTTAGGTGGTGATTTTTCACAGTTACTGCCTGTTGTCAGAATAGGAAAACCAACTGAAATTGTGGACATGTGTTTAAAAAGTTCTCCATTATGGCACTTGGTTAAAGAATTTCGATTACATCGAAACATGAGAACAAGGCCAGGAGAACAACAATTTGCTGCATGGCTTCTGCAACTTGGGAAAGGTGTTTTACCTGTTCGGGAGCATGAACCTTTCCAAGGTGCAATTGAAGTGCCATCCCAATGTGTGATACAAaatgaatgtattgttgatactTTGTTTAGGGATCTTTCACCGGAAATTATGGCATCATCTGTGGTACTAACACCCACAAATGATGACTCACTTATCATTAATGATCAGGTGTTGGCGCTGTTGCCTGGTgaagaaaaagtttattttagcgCAGATGATGTTGTGTGTGATGATGAGGAGGAGCGGAATCAATATCCGgtagaatttttaaatagtatCACACCTTCAGGTATGCCTCCTCATTGCCTTAAATTAAAAACTGGTGCCATTGTTATGTTATTaagaaacataaacataaataatgGTTTATGTAATGGCACTCGCCTAATTATAAGACGTCTTCATGACAACTGTGTCGATGCTGAAGTACTCACTGGTAATGCCATTGGAGATAGGGTACTTATTCCAAGGGTGCAACTTGCACCTTCGGATACAGGTATGCCTTTTGTCTTACGTCGCAGACAGCTTCCACTAAGGCTGTCTTATGCTATGACAATAAACAAGGCACAAGGTCAAACCCTTGAAAAGGTTGGAATATTGCTGCGCAGGCCATGTTTTTCTCATGGTCAGCTGTATGTTGCTTTTTCTAGAGCAAGAGCATTTGGTGATGTTCGAGAAAGTGTTGTTCCCTCATCCAG GGAAAAGTATACCTCTATAGAAGGTATATGGCCAG TGTGCAATAATACTGACGTTGGGTGCACTTCCGTCACATACGTGTATATGGAAGTGTCAGGTTTCTGGCTGTTGAACTACTCTTTGTGG GTGAAGTGCAAAGTCCTATGGCTTACCTTCACGTGGTGCACTTCGTTAAGTGATTAG